The genomic segment TTTTTTTTTTTGAAATTTTCAAAGCTATGTCAAGAACACCGCGTAAAAAGCCTCATATGATAAGTTTCACTTAACGATAATTATAAGTAGCCAAAAAAGCGCGAACGCTTTTCTTATGTTATACTAACAATGTGTGCATAAATTACATAAGGAGGTTTTTCACGATGGCAAATGGTGAAAAAATTACAGTTCAAAATGGACAGTTAAACGTTCCAAATCACCCAATTATTCCTTTTATTGAAGGGGATGGCATTGGGCCGGATATTTGGGCGGCTGCTTCTCGGGTTCTCGACGCAGCAGTTGAAAAAGCGTATAAAGGTGAAAAGAAAATAGTTTGGACAGAAGTTCTCGCTGGTGAAAAAGCGCATAATCAAACTGGAAATTGGCTTCCTGATGAAACACTTGAAAAGATTAGAGAATACATAATTGCGATAAAAGGGCCTCTTACAACACCAATTGGCGGTGGATTTCGTTCACTTAACGTTGCATTAAGACAAGAACTTGATTTATTCGCATGTGTCCGCCCTGTTCGTTGGTTCCAAGGCGTTCCGTCACCAATCAAACGCCCAGAACTAACTGACATGGTTATTTTCCGTGAAAATACAGAAGATATTTATGCAGGAATAGAATATCAAGAAGGCACTCCTGAAGTAAAAAAAGTGATTGATTTCCTTCAAAACGAGATGGGAGTCAGCAAAATCCGCTTTCCAGAAACTTCTGGCATAGGAATTAAGCCGATCTCTGAAGAAGGAACAAAGCGACTCGTAAGAGCAGCGATTCAATATGCAATTACTGAAGGCCGTAAAAATGTGACACTCGTTCATAAAGGAAACATTATGAAATTTACTGAAGGAGCTTTCAAAAATTGGGGCTACGAAGTAGCTGAAGAAGAATTTGGCGATAAAGTATTTACATGGGCTGAATACGACCGAATTGTAGAAAAAGATGGCAAGGACGCTGCCAATAATGCGCAATCTGAAGCAGAAAAAGCAGGGAAAATCATCGTTAAAGATGCGATTGCGGATATTTTCCTACAACAAATTTTGACTCGTCCGGCTGAATTCGATGTCGTTGCTACGATGAACTTGAACGGCGACTACATCTCTGATGCACTTGCAGCGCAAGTTGGCGGAATTGGAATTGCCCCTGGAGCGAATATTAACTACGAATCAGGACATGCCATCTTTGAAGCGACACACGGGACAGCTCCAAAATATGCGGGTTTAGACAAAGTAAATCCTTCATCTGTTATTTTATCTGGTGTTTTAATGCTTGAACATCTAGGCTGGCGCGAAGCTGCTAACCTTGTGATCAATGCGATTGAAAAAACCATCGCAAGCAAGGTTGTAACTTATGATTTCGCTCGTTTAATGGAAGGTGCCACTGAAGTCAAAACTTCAGAATTTGGAGATGCATTAATTAAAAACATGGAGTAAGAAAGGAGTCCTTTCAGTGGGAATTAAACGTAAAAAAATTTCTGTCATTGGAAGTGGATTTACCGGTTCGACAACTGCTCTCATGCTAGCTCAAAAAGAGCTTGGCGATGTTGTATTAGTTGATATCCCACAAATGGAGAACCCTACAAAAGGTAAAGCGCTAGATATGCTTCAAGCAAGTCCAGTCCAAGGATTTGACTGCAATATTAAAGGTACAGCTGACTATAGTGAGACAGCCGGCTCCGATATCGTTATCATTACTGCCGGTGTTGCACGGAAACCAGGTATGAGCCGGGACGATCTCGTCAATACAAACGCAGGAATCATGAAATCCGTTTCCAAAGAAGTGGCGAAGTATTCTCCTGAAACCATTATTATCGTTTTATCAAATCCGGTTGATGCAATGACGTATACAGCATTCAAAGAAACTGGATTTCCGAAAGAACGTGTCATTGGGCAATCAGGGGTGCTAGATACTGCGCGTTTTCGTGCGTTTATCGCACAAGAATTGAACCTATCCGTCAAAGATGTGACAGGTTTTGTTCTTGGAGGCCACGGGGATGACATGGTTCCGCTCGTTCGCTATTCCTATGCAGGGGGCATTCCGTTAGAAAAATGGATTGGCAAAGAACGCTTGGAAGAAATTGTTCAACGGACCCGTACAGGCGGCGGCGAAATTGTAAATTTACTCGGCAATGGAAGTGCATACTATGCGCCGGCCGCATCTCTCGTTGAAATGGCTGAAACCATTTTGAAAGACCAACGCCGGGTGCTTCCAGTTATTGCTTACTTGGAAGGCGAGTATGGTTACGATGGCATTTACCTTGGTGTTCCGACGATTCTCGGCGGCAATGGAGTGGAAAGAGTCATTGAATTAGACTTAACAGAGGAAGAGCAAGCCCAGCTTGATAAATCAGCTGATTCGGTACGAAATGTTTTGAAAGTATTAGAATAATTCCTTTCTTATCTTAAAGAAGAGATTCGGATTCATTTTCCGATTCTCTTCTTTTTCATTTTTAGCTTTGATTTTTCATTTCGTTCGATGGTCATGGTAAAATAAAGGAAGTACGGTTCTAATGGAGGGCTCATTTTGAAAAATAAATTAGTTTTGATCGACGGAAACAGTATTTTATACAGGGCGTTTTTTGCTTTGCCGCTTCTCAGCAATTCCAAAGGTATTTATACGAATGCGGTATATGGCTTTGCCCAAATGCTTTTAAAAGTGCTTGACGAAGAAAAGCCAACACATTTGCTTGTTGCTTTTGATGCTAGCAAAAAAACATTCAGACATGAAAAGTACGAAGAATATAAAGGTGGAAGGCAAAAGACGCCGCCTGAGTTGTCTGAACAAATTCCATTTGTCCATGATTTGCTTGATGCGTTTCGCATATCGAAATATGAGCTTGAGAATTATGAAGCAGATGACGTTATCGGAACATTGTCCAAACAGGCAGAGGACGAAAACTGGGAAGTAAAAGTGATCACGGGGGATAAGGATTTACTTCAACTTGTTAGCGATCGTGTTTCTGTTGCTTTAACAAGGAAAGGAATAACCGATGTCGACACATATGATCCTGTGGCCCTAAGAGAGAGGTACGGCATCGATGCCTCGCAAATTATCGATATGAAAAGCTTAATGGGCGACCCTTCCGACAATATTCCCGGTGTTCCAGGTGTTGGCGAAAAAACGGCATTAAAATTATTGAAGCAATTTGGTTCTCTTGAAACCATTTTGAATTCGATTGATGAAATATCCGGGAAAAAAATAAAAGAAACCCTTGAAAATAACCACGATCTTGCGTTGTTAAGCAAAGAGCTTGTAACAATTGACCGCAACAGCCCTATAGAAGTTTCGTTAAATGATGTTTCGTATGGCAATTACGATCAAGAGTCAGTTGTTCGGCTGTTTACTGATTTGGAATTTAAGTCCCTTCTCGATCGGTTTGAGCATGAAGAATCCGAAGAAGCAGAGAGTGATTCAAAGATAGACATCTCTTTTGAAACAGTGACTGAACTTTCTTCTAACATGCTAAAAGGCGAAACAGCTCTTATTGTTGAAGTGATGGAAGAAAATTATCATCAAGCAGAGATTCAAGGGATTGCCATCGTAAATGAAACCGGGAAATATTTCATGACGGCGGAGGACGCATGTAAGTCGGCCGAGTTCAAACAGTGGCTGAATGATGAGACAAAGAAAAAAATCACTTTTGACAAAAAGCGGGCAGAGGTTGCGTTAGGATGGCAGAATATAGAGATAAAAGGGTTTTCATTCGATGTCCTTATCGCTTCCTACTTGCTTAATACAACGGAATCCCGCCACGACATTGCCGAAATTGCCAATAGAGAGAACATCACGTACGTCCAATCTGATGAATCGGTGTACGGGAAAGGCGCAAAAAGAAAAATGCCTGAACGTGAAGCCTTGGCAAATCATCTCATTCGAAAAGCACAGGCAGTCTATGAATTAAAGGATATATTAACCGATAAACTTGAAAAAAATGAACAATACTCCCTTTTTGATCAACTTGAAATGCCTCTTTCAAATGTACTCGCTCAAATGGAGCTTCAAGGGATAAAAGTAGACATTGATCGGTTAAAAAATATGGGGAAAGAACTTGATGAACGATTAAAAACAATCGAACAAGAGGTATACGAAGAAGCAGGTGTCAAATTTAATTTAAATTCCCCGAAACAGCTTGGGGAAGTCTTATTCGATAAACTGAATCTCCCGGTCATCAAAAAAACAAAGACAGGTTACTCAACTTCTGCAGATGTGTTGGAAAAGCTGCAAAACCAACACGAAATCATTCCGAAAATTTTACTGTATAGGCAGCTTGGCAAACTTTATTCAACGTACATTGAAGGGCTATTGAAAGTTGTAAATAACAACACAGGAAAAATTCATACGCGCTTTAATCAAGTGTTAACACAAACCGGCCGGCTCAGTTCGATAGATCCCAACCTTCAAAACATCCCAATTCGTTTGGAAGAAGGAAGAAAAATACGGCAAGCCTTTATTCCATCTAAAAAAGGCTGGGTTATCTTTGCGGCTGATTATTCTCAAATTGAATTGCGGGTACTTGCCCATATCGCCCAAGATGAAAAACTAATCCAGGCTTTCAAAGAAGATATGGATATTCATACAAAAACAGCGATGGACGTCTTCCATGTAGCAAAAGAAGAAGTCACTCCGCTTATGAGGCGCCATGCAAAAGCGGTCAATTTCGGAATTGTATATGGAATTAGCGACTACGGGCTGTCCCAAAGCTTAAGCATTACAAGAAAAGAAGCTGGCGAATTTATCGATCGTTACTTAAAAAGCTTCCCGGGCGTAAAAAGATATATGGACGAAATTGTTCAAAAAGCAAAAAGCGATGGCTTTGTCACGACATTGCTTCATAGAAGAAGATATTTGCCTGAAATCAAGAGCCGAAATTATAATTTAAGAAGCTTTGCGGAACGGACAGCAATGAACACACCGATTCAGGGCAGTGCTGCAGATATTATTAAAAAAGCGATGATTGAAATGAATAACCGCTTGCAATCAGAAAAACTTGAGACAAATATGCTTCTTCAAGTTCATGATGAGCTAATATTCGAAGCGCCAGAACATGAAATTGATAAATTAAAGCAAATTGTCCCAGAAGTTATGGAGCAGGCTGTGGAATTGGATGTGCCGCTTAAAGTCGATTACTCTTATGGCGCTACGTGGTACGATGCGAAATAATGGAATTAATAGAGATGGGGAGAAATCATGCCAGAATTGCCTGAAGTTGAAACAATCCGTAAAACCCTTGAACGTCTTGTGATTGGGAAAAAGATTAACCAAGTAAAGATTCGCTGGGGAAAAATCATTAAATTGCCTTCAGACGCGTTAGAATTTCAAACGAAATGTATGGGCCAAACGGTACATGCCATTGAACGCAGAGGTAAATTCCTCAAATTCATTTTAGACGATGATGTGCTTGTTTCCCATTTAAGAATGGAAGGCCGCTACACATTGGATCAAGGCGATGAACCGTATGATAAGCATACTCATATCATTTTTTCATTTACAGATGGAAGCGAACTCAGATATCAGGATGTAAGAAAGTTTGGAACGATGCATTTATTTATGAAAGGGTTGGAAGAACAAAATCCGCCGCTCTCCAATTTAGGAGTAGAGCCTTTATCGAGCGATTTTACGCCTGAAGTGCTCAAAACAGCGTTCGGTCAGACAACCCGAAACATCAAGTCCATTTTGCTTGACCAGTCTGTCGTAGTTGGTTTAGGCAATATCTATGTGGATGAAGTGCTGTTCCGGGCAGGCATCCATCCGCAGCAAATCGGGATCAACTTAAATGACTCCGATATCGGAAGGCTGCACAGAGAAATTGTTCTAACGTTAACTGAAGCGGTGGAACAAGGAGGAAGCACTGTCCGTTCTTACGTGAATAGCCAAGGCGAAATCGGGAAATTTCAATTTAACCATTTCGTTTACGGAAAAAAGGGCCAAGCTTGTCCGAAATGCGGCGGGGAAATCGAAAAAATGGTTGTTGCCCAACGAGGGACACACTTTTGCCCAACTTGCCAAAAAGTCCGTAAATGACGAATCGTTTTCGGATGACTTAAAATCGATTATCGTTTTTCTTACTCCTTCCATATACTATGTTAGCCCAATATAGGAAGGGGTAAAGAGTCGTGGCAGATTGGTTGGCACTTTTGCTTTTAGCTATCGCTGTCAGTTTGGATGGATTTGGCGTTGGCTTCACATACGGCTTAAGAAAAATGAAAATCCCGTTTCGCTCGCTGATGATTATTGCATCATGTTCAGCGCTTGTATTGCTGTCGGCAATGGGAATCGGATCAATCATCGGCGGATGGATTTCCCCACATCTCGCTGAAAGCCTTGGAGGCGTAATTTTAATTTTAATTGGCGCTTGGATGATCTACCGATTGAAACATCCAAATGGGAAAAAGTCAAAAAACAACCAAATGATCGTAAATTTTGAAATAAAATCATTGGGCATTGTCATTCAAGTGTTGGAAAAACCGATGGTTGCAGATT from the Pueribacillus theae genome contains:
- the icd gene encoding NADP-dependent isocitrate dehydrogenase translates to MANGEKITVQNGQLNVPNHPIIPFIEGDGIGPDIWAAASRVLDAAVEKAYKGEKKIVWTEVLAGEKAHNQTGNWLPDETLEKIREYIIAIKGPLTTPIGGGFRSLNVALRQELDLFACVRPVRWFQGVPSPIKRPELTDMVIFRENTEDIYAGIEYQEGTPEVKKVIDFLQNEMGVSKIRFPETSGIGIKPISEEGTKRLVRAAIQYAITEGRKNVTLVHKGNIMKFTEGAFKNWGYEVAEEEFGDKVFTWAEYDRIVEKDGKDAANNAQSEAEKAGKIIVKDAIADIFLQQILTRPAEFDVVATMNLNGDYISDALAAQVGGIGIAPGANINYESGHAIFEATHGTAPKYAGLDKVNPSSVILSGVLMLEHLGWREAANLVINAIEKTIASKVVTYDFARLMEGATEVKTSEFGDALIKNME
- the mdh gene encoding malate dehydrogenase encodes the protein MGIKRKKISVIGSGFTGSTTALMLAQKELGDVVLVDIPQMENPTKGKALDMLQASPVQGFDCNIKGTADYSETAGSDIVIITAGVARKPGMSRDDLVNTNAGIMKSVSKEVAKYSPETIIIVLSNPVDAMTYTAFKETGFPKERVIGQSGVLDTARFRAFIAQELNLSVKDVTGFVLGGHGDDMVPLVRYSYAGGIPLEKWIGKERLEEIVQRTRTGGGEIVNLLGNGSAYYAPAASLVEMAETILKDQRRVLPVIAYLEGEYGYDGIYLGVPTILGGNGVERVIELDLTEEEQAQLDKSADSVRNVLKVLE
- the polA gene encoding DNA polymerase I, translated to MKNKLVLIDGNSILYRAFFALPLLSNSKGIYTNAVYGFAQMLLKVLDEEKPTHLLVAFDASKKTFRHEKYEEYKGGRQKTPPELSEQIPFVHDLLDAFRISKYELENYEADDVIGTLSKQAEDENWEVKVITGDKDLLQLVSDRVSVALTRKGITDVDTYDPVALRERYGIDASQIIDMKSLMGDPSDNIPGVPGVGEKTALKLLKQFGSLETILNSIDEISGKKIKETLENNHDLALLSKELVTIDRNSPIEVSLNDVSYGNYDQESVVRLFTDLEFKSLLDRFEHEESEEAESDSKIDISFETVTELSSNMLKGETALIVEVMEENYHQAEIQGIAIVNETGKYFMTAEDACKSAEFKQWLNDETKKKITFDKKRAEVALGWQNIEIKGFSFDVLIASYLLNTTESRHDIAEIANRENITYVQSDESVYGKGAKRKMPEREALANHLIRKAQAVYELKDILTDKLEKNEQYSLFDQLEMPLSNVLAQMELQGIKVDIDRLKNMGKELDERLKTIEQEVYEEAGVKFNLNSPKQLGEVLFDKLNLPVIKKTKTGYSTSADVLEKLQNQHEIIPKILLYRQLGKLYSTYIEGLLKVVNNNTGKIHTRFNQVLTQTGRLSSIDPNLQNIPIRLEEGRKIRQAFIPSKKGWVIFAADYSQIELRVLAHIAQDEKLIQAFKEDMDIHTKTAMDVFHVAKEEVTPLMRRHAKAVNFGIVYGISDYGLSQSLSITRKEAGEFIDRYLKSFPGVKRYMDEIVQKAKSDGFVTTLLHRRRYLPEIKSRNYNLRSFAERTAMNTPIQGSAADIIKKAMIEMNNRLQSEKLETNMLLQVHDELIFEAPEHEIDKLKQIVPEVMEQAVELDVPLKVDYSYGATWYDAK
- the mutM gene encoding DNA-formamidopyrimidine glycosylase: MPELPEVETIRKTLERLVIGKKINQVKIRWGKIIKLPSDALEFQTKCMGQTVHAIERRGKFLKFILDDDVLVSHLRMEGRYTLDQGDEPYDKHTHIIFSFTDGSELRYQDVRKFGTMHLFMKGLEEQNPPLSNLGVEPLSSDFTPEVLKTAFGQTTRNIKSILLDQSVVVGLGNIYVDEVLFRAGIHPQQIGINLNDSDIGRLHREIVLTLTEAVEQGGSTVRSYVNSQGEIGKFQFNHFVYGKKGQACPKCGGEIEKMVVAQRGTHFCPTCQKVRK
- the ytaF gene encoding sporulation membrane protein YtaF, producing the protein MADWLALLLLAIAVSLDGFGVGFTYGLRKMKIPFRSLMIIASCSALVLLSAMGIGSIIGGWISPHLAESLGGVILILIGAWMIYRLKHPNGKKSKNNQMIVNFEIKSLGIVIQVLEKPMVADFDESGTITGIEALILGLALSMDAFGAGISAALLGYSPLFLAISIACMSSIFVLSGMKCGLILSKIKWMERFSLIPGVLLIVLGIFKF